The stretch of DNA actctgaggaagaggatgaagatgACGAGGAAGAACCTACCTCCCCCGCCTGCTCTCCTCCCGTCAAAGAAGAACCCCAGGGCGGGGAAGGTTTTTTAGACATGCAGGGCAGTGTGCAGGCCAGAGACTCCTACGTCAGCAAGcaggaggaggacgaagaggagYACGAAGAGGCGGAGGAGCTGCAGGAGGTGAAGTGCCGGCCTCTGGACGCGGCACAGGACGAGAGAAGGCGGCGGGAGGCAGAGGAGTCAGCAGCAGCTGCCGCGGCGGTGGAGACGGTGACAGCCATCTCAGTCCCCTCTGAGCCCCTGGAGCTGCAGCAGCTGCACCCCGAGGACAAGACCGTCACGCTGCTGATGGAGCCCCAGCACCCACACCCTCACCAGCACCCCGACTCCTTCAAGGAGGAGCTGAGCCACCACCACGGGTCCCACCATGGTCAGCACCACCACAGCAACGAGCTGGACCTGGAGACAGTGCAGGCGGTCCAGTCTCTAACCCAGGGAGAGGCCCAGGATGAGGAGCCAGAGAGCCACGGGGTCTCCCACGGAGCCTAccaggactgtgaagagacgctGGCCGCCTGCCGCACCCTGCAGAGCTACAGCCACGCCGGGGAGGCCGAGGAGGAGACTACCCACCTGGCCCTGGTGGAGGAGTGTGGAACCTCCCAGCACAGCAGCCCCCTGCCCCACACTAACCCCCCCATGCCCCCCTTACCTAGCCAGTCAGTCCGCTCCATCAACAGCCCAGCAGGCATGATGGAATCTGGGCTGGGGCAGCAAAGAGGGGGCACACCAGGCCCTACTGGGGCAACGGGAGGAGGAGGGTACACCCAGATCACTCCTGAGCACCCCAGTTCCTTGTCGGCCCCATCCCAGCAGAACATGGAGACCAGTCCCATGATGGACGTTCCGTCGGTGTCTGACCACTCCCAGCAGGTGGTGGACAGTGGCTTCAGTGACCTGGGCAGCATCGAGAGCACCACAGAGAACTACGACAATCCCAGCAGCTACGACTCCACCATGGGAGGCGGGGGCAACGGGGGAGGGAACAACGGCAGTAACCATGCGGCTGTGGCTGCCTCTTCCTCGTCGTCGAcgggctcctcctcttcctccagctcGGTCACACCCTCCTCACAGGGCAGCAGCTGCTCCTTTGTCCCGGCGCCCTGTCTCACGTCTTCCAGCGGCGCAGTGACATCACAGCTTGCCATGGGCAGCTGCAGTCTCATCCAACAAACTGGACCAGGGCCCAATAACGGGCCGGGAGGCAACAATGGTGGCAACAACAGCGTGCCCCCGCCGCCACCCCGTCCCCCATCTGCCAACACCCACCAAGGCATCAAGTCCCCTCAGAGCTGTGTGATCGAGAGGCTGCCCAGCGCCAGCCAGCAGTCCCAGAAAAAAGTGCAGCAGCAGGGTCCCAACCCCCAACCCTCGGCCCCTCCAAACCCCCACCcgccacagcagcagcagcccctGTCCCAGTGCAGTATGGGGAACGGCTTTGGCTCCACGCCAATGATCATGGAGATCCCTGAGAGTGCCTCCCAGGGTGGGGGCCGCAGCCTGTACGAGCGGATGGGCCAGGACTTTGGTGCAGGGGGTTACCCACAGCCCTCGGCCACTTTCAGCCTGGCTAAGCTGCAGCAGCTCACCAACACCATCATGGACCCCCACGCCATGCCCTACTCTCACTCGGCCTCTGTCACATCTTACGCCACCAGTGTTTCTCTGTCTAACCCCGGGCTGGCCCAGCTCTCCCCCTCCCCACWCCCTCCCTTAGCCCAGGGCCAGGCCACCATGASCCCCCCRCCKCAAKTGAGCTCTGGCTCCATGAACCTGGGCTCCCTGCAGCTGCAGTGCAACATGCCCWCCYGCAACATCGGCCTGCCTCCCCCGCCCCACACCCAGCGGCTGCAGGGCCAAATGGCCACGGTGAAGGGCCACATCTCCATCCGCTCCAAGGCCCAGCTGGCCCCCGCTCCCTCCCCGCACCAGCAGCAACTGTACGGACGCAGCTCTGGGGCCGTGGCCATGCAGGGCTCGCCCCGTACCCTGGCTGTGCAGCGTGGCATGATGCCCAACCTCATGCCCACACCGGCCGGCTACAACACCATGAACATGAACCAGCTGAACGCCATGTCGGCAGGCTACCGCATGCCACAGCCCATGATGAACAGCGGTTACCATGGGAACCCCCCTTACATGAACCAGCCCACCCAGTACCCCATGCAGATGCAGATGGGCATGATGGGGGGACAGGGGTACCCACAGCAGCCTATGCAGCCCAATCACCACGGCAACATGATGTACACGGGCCCCACCCACCACAGCTACGCCGGCGTCCCCAAACAGTCGCCTTACATGAGCAGATGAGCAGAGCACCGAAGAACAACACCGCAGCTCTAGAGACAGATGGGAGGAACACTCTCCAACCTGACCTGACACTCGCTGATGGAGGGAGGGACTCTGCCTCTCTTTACTGAATGACTTACTGTTGTATCCACCCTCTCCAAAGCCCGAGCGagtgcaaagagagagggaggactatgtttttctgttttgtatgttGTCATTTTGTtccattcagttggacacatttCCCCCCCCAAGCTGGCTGTGTAGGGAGTGAGCTGGCAGAGCTGGGGCGATACATCACGGCTAAATGGTCCCCTGGTACTGTATGGCAGACTGCTCTAGTCTAGTCAGACCTAAGCGACATGCTCCTCTGGCACAGTTTCTACGCTAACGGAAGAGCTCCTCTCCACTGTTTACCTGGcagagagtggaggaggtggaagaggaagaTGGACTTTGGAGGACCTTACATTGTCAAAACtgagaaaggaaaaaaaaaagtgGTTAACTAAATATATGAAACCATGCACACAATCTTTTAATTGAAATAGGAAGCCTTACCTTTAAAAAAGAGACTATGATTATAATTGTAGatggacttgttttttttattttattattattttgaatacTTTTGTTTTCATTTTGACAGCTGTTGAAAAGAACTTGTGTGCAGTCCAACCTGTCTATGCTTTGATCGTGGCATACTGGAATGGTGGTTCACCCTCTAGCTCCGACACATTCTCACACACGCGCATCTCCATTGCTTCTGTGAGCCGTGGCATTTGTCTCAGATATGAGTAGAAGTGGGGCCTCATTGGAGAACAACAGAGTAACAAGTGTGGAGGGTCTTCCAGGTAGGACGGTGTGTATCAGGGCAGAACAGAGGAATACAGTGATGGAGGAGAGACGAGMGGTCACTGTCCATTAGTctgtccataaataaataaaccagTAGTGTTCTCAGCATCACCAACAGGATGCTGTAGCTGTTTGTTCTGAAATGATTAGATGTAAATgttctggtacttcctgttgatTCACAGCACAMTCCACCAGTCTCCCATTGCAGCATTCACACGTTTTTCATCACACTCCACAGAAGGCTATTAGGCCTTTTTACCCCATTGATGGTGTACATCTGTCAGCCCCATGCAGTTAACCTTCcatggaataaataaatacacagagaTTTGAGGTCAAACTCACTGCTTTAAGGAACATCAGCTGAGCCGCTTCGTTAAGTGTTAGTGACAGGCATCCTCTCTGAAGGGTGTTTTCTGTTAATCTGTGCAAGTCTACCATGCACTTCCATTGACTAGTAGAGATGTCTGAGCTCTATGGACCATCAGCATCTAGAGAGGTGGCCAATGCCAAATACTGTGCATTGTGTACGCCCACCACACACGCAAACATCTGGATGGTTACCGTGTTAGGATGGGGAGGGTGGGTTAAGAATTTACCCAGTTGTCTCAGTGTTCCAGTATTCAAAGTCAAAATGAGGATACTTTTCTTACAGACCTGACGTTTCATatattatttgtgtgtattattgtttttcgtttgttcgttttattTTCTCTGAATTTTATCAGACTGGGCAGCTTTCTTTTATGACACAAGCTGACTCTTTTTGACTTTAGAACCTATTGTAGAGAATGTTTTTTCTATAATATAAAGAAATTCTGACGTTGATATTGGTACTGTCATTTTTTTCACTTCTGTTTCAGGAACAAAAACTACATATTTTTTAGCTTGACTCTTGAGGTAATATTataaagaaattcaacaaaaaaaacaaaaaaaaattaccACTCACTTTTAGTGAATTTAAGATGCCTTTAACCTCTCCATTCCACTCATCTCTAGAGTTTTCTATCTTTGTGTAGTATATTAATGCTATtttaaaacaaaaggaaaaaacaAATATCTAAAGGTCACTTAGCTGTTCTTTTGTTTGGATTATTTGTGTGTGAATAGGARGACTTCTTTACATTTAAGAGGCATGTAAAAATGAGCTCAGTATATTTGTCTGTTTATATCGCTTCCCTTTTTGTATCCTTTGTAATTGTACATGGTGCYTTGTAAGCTAAGAGAGAGCGCAAGATATAAAGAGGAATGGGGCTGGCTGGGTGCCTTGTGAAGGTTGATAGCGCCCGGCTGCCTCGATCTCTCTACTTAGTCCCTGTATGTATTTCCATTTATTAGTTTTTTCTTTCTTAGCAAGTACTTTCAAAGAACTCTGTACATTTtaacataaaacaaaaataaattatgtTGAGCCATTTATGTTGTCATGGTATTTCTTGGCTCTATTGTTCTGACTCCTAATAATTGCTGCTCCTTGGCAATGATaatattttctttatttagaAACTAATGTTGCTTGCTTACATTATTTGTGCTTCTTTGCAGATAAAAAGCCTGTAAATATTGCTATGCGAAGCGGGCTCATATAAGATCCAGTGTACAGAAGAGTGGATCAAAGGCTAGTTGGTGACTGCAGAAAGTCAGACATTCCATTCAAGGGAACCCTATGAAGAAAATGTACAATCATCCCCATCAACAGCTTTCTACTTGTCAAGACACCTGCTACATCTTCAATATAAGCCAGAGCGAGCGATTCTATTATCCTATTTATCATTTACAGAATCACATATGGAACTGTCAAAGGGTCAGATGATATACTGATTTAACAGTTGGCCTATTATCTCTATTGCACATATGTAAGTATCACATTCGTGGCCTATTATGTGTAACATATTCAAGTAGCCTTCactattttaaaatacaaaaatataatacTATCCTGGCGTCGcaaacaccatgctctaccaactgagctacagaggaccattttCTATTGCATTTCTCATTAATAGAATGTATCTATAATGTATCCACAAGATGAAATCTGATACGATCCGTGGACGATGTCTTGACACAAAATGTCAGACACACCGTTTTGGTGAGCCAATCAAGGTGCATGTTCATCTGGCGTTTAATAGGCGCTGTCCAATTACAATCGAATTCCGAGTCTGACGTTAAGAAACTTCCGCACTATGGACCAATCACTATTTGGGAGAGGCGGGCATTCTTGCTGTTTCTCGTCTCCGATTGGTCCTCTCTGGTGTCAGCTTCCTCATTCCGTTCCAGCTAACGGAGAAGAAGCGACGGCCTTTTCTAATCTTTCATTGAGAAAAGGTGAAGGCGAGAGGAACACACCAATAGATTGTCTTTGGTATGTAATTACACTTTCTAAACAGACGCAATAGCAGTAAAATATTGYGAGCAATGCATGATTAATTCCATTCTCGGTATTCACCATCGCTGAATGACGGGATCGCCTGCTGTCACAAGACAACTGTGTGTGGCAGGAGGAGGGTCTGAATCACGGATGTTGTAGGGATACAGATGCAGGCCCGTCTTCCAGTAAAATACCATATTACCGTCGACTCATCTTATTACCGCACAGGTTCGTGTGCATGCAGGTAACCTACCCGTAGCACGGCCGCCCACTGCGGAACCTGATAGCAGGACCGAATATTTAATGAAATCGTGTCACCTGTCACCCTACATGAAACATTGTCACTGCTCATAGATGTATGTCTACATTTGTTGAAGGTACCACACGCGCGGTGTAACTCAGACTTTATTCCAACGGCATGGGCTGGTATAGCTAAAACCGTTTTAGAGTCGCTAAATTCTTATTTTCCTATCTCAGCCTCCAGCCAAAATGATCCACAGCCTGTTCCTCGTGAATTCCTCGGGGGACATTTTCCTGGAGAAACACTGGAAGAGCGTTGTGAGCCGCTCCGTGTGCGACTACTTCTTCGAGGCGCAAGAGCGCGCCAGTGAGCCGGAGAATGTGCCCCCAGTCATTCCGACCCCSCACCACTACCTCATCAGCGTCCTCAGGCACCGCATCTACTTTGTGGCGGTCATCCAGAGCGAGGTGCCGCCGCTCTTTGTCATCGAGTTCCTACACAGGGTAGTTGATACATTCCAGGTCTGTACTTGGTATACTAACTTTTCATCCTTTCACTTGTACAGGCTCTTCATCACCACCACCRATGTCTACCTTGCAATGTAATCTGTCCATTAGTCTAGAGTCTTAGAACTGGTAACTCTCTGAGTTACTGATTGTCTTATTGTTAAGTTACAagtgtttttactttttaaaggAAGTTGTAAGTCATTGATCAGAATATACTCATCCCTCCCTGTTATTAGGACTATTTTGGGGTGTGCACAGAGGCAGCGATCAAGGACAATGTGGTGGTAGTATATGAGCTGCTAGAAGAGATGCTGGACAATGGCTTCCCCCTGGCCACAGAGTCCAACATCCTCAAAGAGCTCATCAAGCCACCCACCATCCTGCGCACAGTGGTTAACACCATCACAGGTGCCTGAAGATTACCATGTCTGCCTCTACACAGTCACTATGTCATCACTTTTTCCTGACCATTAAAAACCTCAAACTCATAGTATTATACCATATAAcctgaccatgaaaaacaggccctTAGTCATGACATGTGTTCATCATTATTTACATTATTTCTTAATTATTCATCATTATTTACATATTATTGGCAGCATTGGAAATAATACTGTATGTTCTTAAACTTTTCATTTAGACCCATGTCACTGTACACAACTATCTGAATGTGTACATCATGTTTGTGTCATATTTGACTGTTCTGTTGTCTGTAGGCAGCACCAATGTAGGGGAGCAGCTCCCTACTGGACAGTTGTCTGTAGTGCCATGGCGACGCACTGGAGTCAAGTACACCAACAACGAGGCCTATTTTGATGTAGTGGAGGAGATTGATGCCATCATTGATAAATCAGGTATAGTTGGCCCACTGCCCCATCATGCTGTCAGCTAAACCTGTCCTGACCCATTAAAAACAACAGAAACGCAGAACTTGACATTCTGATtgactctttctcctctctctccatctctttccatatttctctcacacactcttaGGCTCCACTATTACAGCAGAGATCCAGGGGGTGATTGATGCCTGTGTGAAACTGACAGGCATGCCTGACCTCACTCTCTCGTTCATGGtgggttctctctttctctctctctctagcccagGGGTAGGCAATAATATAAGCTCGAGGGCCACATTGGGGTTTCAAAATTCAGCGGATGGCTGCACAGACTTTTTCCCCAGACCTATTTGTTTTGTCAAAAGCAATTTAAGGTCAAGAAAAAGGgaagttatttgaaaatatatgtccattataatttctacatactttctatcTCGTTTTAGATGTTCAAGAGTAGCCTGGAGTGTTTTGCTTTTTTTAACCCATTGAATGGTCTTGCGGGCCGGATCCGTAGRTTGCCCACTCGTGCTCTAGCCAGTAGTTTATATCCACTCTTGTCCTTAGCAAATAAccgttccctctcttcctctccgtaTGAAATCATTAatgtttgtaatgtttttgaCCTGTGTTGTATAACTGTAGActtcctgtctgtttctcttctgtcttgaaaacatattttttactgTTGTACTGAATAAKTGTGTCAAAAttgtcctgtctgtttctctctccccctctctttctctctatcttgaTACACCTGTCTGATCCTGTCTCAGAACCCTCGTCTGCTAGATGATGTGAGCTTTCACCCGTGTGTGAGGTTCAAGCGCTGGGAAGCGGAGAggatcctctccttcatccccccAGACGGAAACTTCCGGCTGCTCTCCTACCACGTCAGCTGCCAGAAGTCAGTACTGCGCTCTCTTTACCTCTGCAAAGCCAGACTAAACATCAGGTTATGTGCTCaaggcataacacacacacacacacacacacacacacacacacacacacacacacacacacacacacacacacacacNNNNNNNNNNNNNNcacacacacacacacacacacacacacacacacagagtatctgaatgttttctttttcttttcattGTCTTAATTCAGTCTCCACCCATTAAGGTCAACAAGGTATTTCAAAATTAACATTGTAGTTGGGGCTCGAACTAAAACTAGAGTTGTTGTAAAATGTTAGCTAGATGAAGTCCTGTGTTTGGTTTAACGTTACATGAAATATTAAATGGATGTTTTTGGCAAAGCATTAGATGTAAGTACAATAGTATAGTGTCGGTTGCGGACATCTATTGGTATAGATTGGATCATTATTCACTTGTGGTTTGGCTTGGGAAAACCCAGAAACAATATTTTACAGAAATGCCAGTATGGTAATGCTCCTAATGTTTACATTATATATCCACATTTTTTGTTTGACGTTTCATGTTTAAAGGTTGTAATAACAATGTAACAAACTGCCATCTGTGCAGAAAATAATTCACTTGTTCTTTCAGTATTATTCACTTACTTGCACACTTTGTGTTCCGTGTGCTTTgtgctgtttctgtctctgtgccCGTCCTACCTGTGTTATTCTGACACTCTGTGTCTGCCCCTCAGTCTGGTGGCCATCCCAGTGTACGTCAAGCACAACATCACGTTTAGGGAGGGTAGTTCTCAGGGCCGCTTTGAGCTGACCCTGGGCCCCAAGCAGACCATGGGGAAGGGGTTAGAGGCTGTTATAATCAGCAGCCAGCTACCCAGAGGAGTCCTCAACACCAACCTCAACCCCTCCCAGGGGACATACAACTTCGACCCTGTCACTAAGGTAAGGTGGTGggaaaaggagtgtgtgtgtgtgtgtatgcagacaTGGATTTACCTGACCAGTTTAGTGTATGCTGTAAACATACAAaagggtatacagtgcattcggaaagtattcagaacctttgattttttcccccacaattgttacgttacagccttattctaaaatagattaaataaaaattgtcatcaatctacacacaataccccataacgacaagcgaaaacaggtttttcaaaatttgggcaaataaatacaaacagaaataccttatttacataagtattcagaccctttgcgatgagactcgaaattgagctcaggtgcatcctgtttccattaatcatccttgagatgtttctacatcttggagtccacctgtggtaaattcaattgattgccgtgcggttgaaggaattgtccgtagaYctccgagacaggattgtgtcgaggcacagatctgtgaaAGGGTACCAACATTtctttgcagcattgaaggtccccaagaacacagtggttccatcattcctaaatggaaMAATTTTTgaaccaccatgactcttcctactcacccggccaaactgagcaatcgggggagaagggccttggtcagggaggtgaccaagaacctgatggttactctgacagagctccagagttcctctgtggagatggttgtccttctggaaggttctcccatctctgcagcactccaccaatcaggcctttatggtagataggccagacagaagtcactcctcagtaaaaggcacatgacagcccgcttggagtttgccaaaaggcacctaaaggactcacagaccatgagaaacaagattctctgttctgatgaaaccaagattgaactctttggcctgaatgccaagtgtcacgtttggaggaaacctggcaccatccctatggtgaagcatggtggtggcagcatcatgctgtgtggatgtttttcagctgcagggactgggagattagtcaggattgagagaaagatgaacggagcaaagcacagagagatccttgatgaaaacctgtttcagagcacccaggacctcagactcgggtgaaggttcaccttccatcaggacaacgaccctaagcacacagccaagacaacgccaggagtggcttcgggacaagtctctgaatatccttgagtggcccagccagagcccggacttgaacctgatcaaacatctctggagagacctgaaagtagctgtgcagcgacgttccccatccaacctgaaagggtttgagaggatctgcagagaagaatgggagaaactccccaaatacaagtgtgccaagcttgtagtgtcatacccaagaagacgcgaggctgtaatcgctgccaaaggtgcttcaacaaagtactgagtaaagggtctgaatacttatgtaaatgtgatatttctaaacctgtttatgctttgtcattatggagtattgtgtataAATATGAGGTTTttttttagaagaaggctgtaacgtaacaatgtggaaaaagtcaaggggtctgaatactttccgaatgactGTATAATCTTACATTTAATGGATTGGTTAATTCCTCCTCGCACCCACCTGTTTGCGTTCAAAACAATACCCTTCTCCCTGTGTGTGGTAATAACAGTGGAAGGCTGCTCTGTTGTCCGTTTGCAGCTCTTGTCATGGGACGTGGGTAAAATCAACCCTCAGAAGCTGCCTAGTCTAAAGGGCTCTATGAGCCTGCAGGCAGGGGCCTCCAAGCCAGACGAGAACCCCACCATCAACATCCAGTTCAAGATCCAACAGTCGGCTCTTTCAGGTTAAACACACCTTATCAGAATTGGTTATTACACTCTAGAGTAGCAATTGCTCCTTAGCCGCTGAACTGGTATTAGTTAACTTTACCCATATTCTTAACCGTAATAATTTTGTGATTTAAAGAAATATCTAACCCTAGATTAMATATTAATATTGTATCTACTAACTCCATATTAGTCAGCTACATGACATCCACACAGTTTATTCACAGTGTCACCTTCTACCATTAGATGGAGACAAGATACTCTATTTGTATTTGCTCTATCGGATCCACACAGAGGTTTGCATCTGTTTCCAAAAGGGATGTGGGCTACTTCTCTTGCAATGGCCAAATCAATGATTTATATGACTTTCTGCAGAATACATATTAAATAGCAATGTGACACCTTCTCTCTTTTAATTTACTTGTTCTTCTCCAGGACTGAAGGTGAATCGGTTGGATATGTACGGGGAGAAATACAAACCATTCAAAGGCATCAAGTACATGACCAAGGCCGGCAAATTCCAGGTGCGGACATAGAGGCTCGGCTCTCCGCTCTCTGGCCTCTGCACCAATACTACTActgtaaaagagagagggggaggtttcCGATGATGGGGaataaatacagaaaatatagGGAAGGGAGTGTCTATGGACATTCCCTGTGTAAATGCATTTCAGGATTTATCCACACAAACTGTGGGCTCTGCTGTCTAACTGAACTAGCTACCACAGAATGTGTGACACGACACACAAAAGCATATTTAATGGAGTTGTTTGCGAATAGGTGGCGATAAGAGACTATCCGTCTCAATGTGTCAACAGCATTTTTAGTAAGCTAAAGCCTGGAATTGGTCTATCTGTTGTGTGTCATTTCTGGTTCCTTTTCCAATCTCATTGCTATCCTTTGAGTTCCTTTTGTGAGCGAGAATAGCAGGCAAAATGGTTTGTGTGCTTCTACTGCTACTACCTCTCTTCTCATGCTCCCATCCATTCCTTATAACCAACGGCCCAGAGTTTGGGTCATCAcgagttaacacagccacaatgtCATAATTATttattgagtttattttattttttgaacctttatttaactaggcaagtcagttaagaacaaattcttatttacaatgacggcctaccaaaaggcaaaaggactcctgcggggactggggcccgggatttaaaaaataaatacaatataaatataggacaaaacacacatcacaacaagagggacataacactacataaaaagaggcctaaaacaacaacataacagcaaaacatgacagcaacacaacatggtacgaacattgggcaaagtcaacagcacaaaggtcaagaaggtagagacaacaatatttcatacaaagcagccacaactgtcaataagagtgtccatgattgagtctttgaatgaagagaWggagataaaactgtccagtttgagtgtttgttgcagctcgttccagtcgctagctgcagcgaactgaaaagaggagggacccagggatgtgtgtgctttggggacctttaacagaatgtgactggcagaacgggtgttgtatgtggagaatgagggctgcagtagatatctcagataggggggagtgatgcctaagagggttttataaatatgcatcaaccagtgggtcttgtgacgggtatacagagattaccagtttactgaagagtatagagtgcagtgatgtgttctttaaggagcattggtggcaaatctgatggccgaatggtaaagaacatctagccgctcgaggtcacccttacctgccgatctataaatMATGTCTCCGTAWtctagcatgggtaggatggtcatctgaatccgtgttagtttggcagctggggtgaaagaggagcgattacgatagaggaaaccaagtctagatttaactttagcctgcagctttgatatgtgctgagataaggacagtgcaccgtctagccatactccctagtagttgtatgaggtgactacctcaagctctaaaccctcagaggtagtaataacacctgtgtgAAGAGGGGAATTcgtcttaccaaaccacatgacctttgttttggaggtgttcagaagcTTGTTGGAAACTAAGAAGgctttgaggacctttaaggttgcagtgacacatccataatctgagcggaaaccagattgcataccagagagaatactatagacatcaagaaagccagtcagttgattattgacaagtttttctaacacttgataaacagggcaaaatagaaattatGGCTAAGCCCTGCCCATTTATACAATtaatcttcttaaaatctgattttaaccctaaccttaaccac from Salvelinus sp. IW2-2015 linkage group LG33, ASM291031v2, whole genome shotgun sequence encodes:
- the LOC111958075 gene encoding AP-3 complex subunit mu-2 isoform X1, with translation MQPPAKMIHSLFLVNSSGDIFLEKHWKSVVSRSVCDYFFEAQERASEPENVPPVIPTPHHYLISVLRHRIYFVAVIQSEVPPLFVIEFLHRVVDTFQDYFGVCTEAAIKDNVVVVYELLEEMLDNGFPLATESNILKELIKPPTILRTVVNTITGSTNVGEQLPTGQLSVVPWRRTGVKYTNNEAYFDVVEEIDAIIDKSGSTITAEIQGVIDACVKLTGMPDLTLSFMNPRLLDDVSFHPCVRFKRWEAERILSFIPPDGNFRLLSYHVSCQNLVAIPVYVKHNITFREGSSQGRFELTLGPKQTMGKGLEAVIISSQLPRGVLNTNLNPSQGTYNFDPVTKLLSWDVGKINPQKLPSLKGSMSLQAGASKPDENPTINIQFKIQQSALSGLKVNRLDMYGEKYKPFKGIKYMTKAGKFQVRT
- the LOC111958075 gene encoding AP-3 complex subunit mu-2 isoform X2 yields the protein MIHSLFLVNSSGDIFLEKHWKSVVSRSVCDYFFEAQERASEPENVPPVIPTPHHYLISVLRHRIYFVAVIQSEVPPLFVIEFLHRVVDTFQDYFGVCTEAAIKDNVVVVYELLEEMLDNGFPLATESNILKELIKPPTILRTVVNTITGSTNVGEQLPTGQLSVVPWRRTGVKYTNNEAYFDVVEEIDAIIDKSGSTITAEIQGVIDACVKLTGMPDLTLSFMNPRLLDDVSFHPCVRFKRWEAERILSFIPPDGNFRLLSYHVSCQNLVAIPVYVKHNITFREGSSQGRFELTLGPKQTMGKGLEAVIISSQLPRGVLNTNLNPSQGTYNFDPVTKLLSWDVGKINPQKLPSLKGSMSLQAGASKPDENPTINIQFKIQQSALSGLKVNRLDMYGEKYKPFKGIKYMTKAGKFQVRT